A window of the Thermoleophilia bacterium SCSIO 60948 genome harbors these coding sequences:
- a CDS encoding heavy metal translocating P-type ATPase → MQPETTEADTHARERLELELEGLSCASCAVRVEKRLNQIEGVEASVNFALEQAAVSYDPDRAATREMVDAVGELGYSARPVGEPLAHDSHDADDHMNHDVASESSLRRRTIVAAVLSLPILLVSMIPALQFAGWQWAAFALATPVVLWAAWPFHRSTLINLRHGASTMDTLVSIGTLTAYLWSIAALAFGSAGEIGMTMPFELLPQRSGALDHVYFEVAAIVATFLLAGRWFEARAKRRSGAALRALLDLGAKEVALLGDDGSERRAPVAELEPGMRFVVRPGEKVATDGVIEDGASALDESLLSGESVPVEKRIGDSVVGASVNTTGRLIVRATRVGSDTALGQIGRLVSQAQSGKAPVQRLADRISAVFVPAVVVIALLTLATWLVTGSGVAFAVTAAVSVLIIACPCALGLATPTALLVGTGRGSQLGLLIKGPEVLESTRRVDTIVLDKTGTVTTGEMAFSGIETSPGTSTDETLRIAGALEYASEHPIARAIAAAAREREATLPSVDDFRNHEGLGVSGTVEGRRALAGRPALLADRGVSLSPELEAARERFEAEGRTAIALAWDGEARAILSVADRPKPGAREAIESLRRLGLRPVLLTGDNRRTAEAVAAEIGIEAGDVVAEVLPADKVALVERLQGEGRTVAMVGDGVNDAPALAQADLGLAIGTGADVAIEASDLTLVSGDPRAAADAIRLSRATLRTIKQNLVWAFGYNVAAIPLAAAGLLNPMIAGLAMALSSVSVVTNSLRLRRFGSEREAGGHNTGRIRMRNRLVAGSVAVLAIVAVALVALIGGEDPAEAYSVDGAFLVEMAPHHEGAIEMAAMARDQAEHPQILELADDIASSQAAEIDRFDEIHRRLFDGAPLSEGEHGTLGLDHSEMGMSMDMGALDGAEPFDRAFIDEMIPHHQGAIEMAKVQIAEGSDPEVTEVARDIIEAQSREIAAMERWRDRWYGAGA, encoded by the coding sequence ATGCAGCCCGAAACGACCGAAGCCGACACCCACGCGCGTGAGCGCCTCGAACTCGAGCTCGAGGGGCTGAGTTGCGCCTCCTGCGCCGTCCGGGTCGAGAAGCGCCTGAACCAGATCGAGGGGGTCGAGGCGAGTGTGAACTTCGCGCTCGAGCAGGCCGCGGTCAGCTACGACCCCGACAGGGCCGCGACCCGGGAGATGGTCGATGCGGTCGGCGAGCTCGGCTACTCGGCGAGACCGGTCGGCGAGCCGCTCGCCCACGACTCCCACGACGCCGACGATCACATGAATCACGACGTCGCCTCGGAGTCGAGCCTGCGACGCCGGACGATCGTCGCCGCGGTCCTCTCGCTGCCGATCCTGCTGGTCTCGATGATCCCCGCGCTGCAGTTCGCCGGCTGGCAGTGGGCCGCCTTCGCGCTCGCCACGCCGGTCGTGCTCTGGGCGGCATGGCCCTTTCACCGCTCGACGCTGATCAACCTGCGCCACGGTGCCTCGACGATGGACACGCTCGTCTCGATCGGGACGCTGACCGCCTACCTGTGGTCGATTGCCGCGCTCGCCTTCGGCAGCGCGGGCGAGATCGGGATGACGATGCCGTTCGAGTTGCTGCCCCAGCGTTCAGGGGCGCTCGACCACGTCTACTTCGAGGTCGCCGCGATCGTCGCGACCTTCCTGCTCGCCGGCCGCTGGTTCGAGGCCCGCGCGAAGCGCCGCTCCGGGGCGGCCCTCAGGGCGCTCCTCGATCTCGGGGCGAAGGAGGTCGCGCTGCTCGGCGACGACGGGTCCGAGCGCAGGGCACCGGTAGCCGAGCTCGAGCCAGGGATGCGCTTCGTCGTCCGGCCCGGCGAGAAGGTCGCGACCGACGGCGTGATCGAGGACGGCGCGTCCGCGCTCGATGAATCGCTGCTGAGCGGCGAGTCGGTCCCGGTCGAGAAGCGGATCGGCGACTCCGTCGTCGGGGCGAGCGTGAACACGACCGGGCGTCTCATCGTGCGTGCGACCCGCGTCGGCTCGGACACCGCCCTGGGCCAGATCGGGCGGCTGGTCAGCCAGGCGCAGTCGGGCAAGGCGCCGGTCCAGCGGCTCGCCGACCGGATCTCGGCAGTGTTCGTTCCCGCGGTCGTGGTGATCGCGCTGCTGACGCTCGCGACGTGGCTGGTCACTGGCTCGGGCGTCGCGTTCGCGGTGACCGCGGCCGTCTCGGTCCTGATCATCGCCTGCCCCTGCGCACTCGGTCTCGCGACCCCGACTGCGTTGCTCGTCGGCACGGGTCGCGGCTCGCAGCTCGGCCTGCTGATCAAGGGCCCGGAGGTCCTCGAGTCGACCCGCCGCGTCGACACGATCGTGCTCGACAAGACCGGGACGGTCACGACCGGTGAGATGGCGTTCTCCGGCATCGAGACCTCGCCCGGGACGAGCACCGACGAGACGCTTCGGATCGCGGGCGCGCTCGAGTACGCCTCCGAGCACCCGATCGCGAGGGCGATCGCCGCCGCGGCTCGTGAGCGGGAGGCAACGCTGCCGAGCGTCGACGACTTCCGAAACCACGAGGGGCTCGGTGTCTCAGGCACCGTCGAGGGTCGCCGTGCTCTCGCCGGGCGCCCGGCGCTGCTCGCGGATCGTGGCGTGTCGCTGTCGCCCGAGCTCGAGGCGGCACGCGAGCGCTTCGAGGCCGAGGGCCGAACCGCGATCGCGCTCGCCTGGGACGGCGAGGCACGCGCGATCCTGAGCGTCGCGGACCGCCCGAAGCCCGGCGCCCGCGAGGCGATCGAGTCGCTGCGCCGCCTCGGCCTGCGACCCGTCCTGCTGACGGGCGACAACCGCCGCACCGCAGAGGCCGTCGCCGCTGAGATCGGCATCGAGGCCGGCGACGTGGTCGCGGAAGTGCTCCCGGCCGACAAGGTGGCGCTCGTCGAGCGCCTGCAGGGCGAGGGCCGGACGGTGGCGATGGTGGGAGACGGCGTCAACGACGCGCCGGCGCTGGCCCAGGCCGATCTCGGGCTGGCGATCGGGACCGGAGCCGATGTCGCGATAGAGGCCTCCGACCTGACGCTCGTCAGCGGCGATCCACGCGCCGCCGCCGATGCGATCCGACTGTCGCGCGCGACGCTGCGGACGATCAAGCAGAACCTGGTCTGGGCCTTCGGCTACAACGTGGCGGCGATCCCGCTCGCGGCCGCCGGTCTGCTCAACCCGATGATCGCGGGACTGGCGATGGCGCTATCCAGCGTCTCGGTGGTCACCAATTCGCTGCGGCTGCGCCGCTTCGGCTCGGAGCGCGAGGCCGGCGGACACAACACAGGAAGGATCCGGATGCGAAACAGGCTCGTCGCAGGCTCCGTCGCCGTTCTGGCCATCGTCGCGGTCGCGCTGGTCGCGCTGATCGGCGGCGAGGATCCCGCCGAGGCCTACAGCGTCGACGGCGCCTTCCTCGTCGAGATGGCTCCCCACCACGAGGGGGCGATCGAGATGGCCGCCATGGCGCGCGATCAGGCCGAGCATCCTCAGATCCTCGAGCTCGCCGACGACATCGCGAGCTCGCAGGCGGCGGAGATCGATCGCTTCGACGAGATCCACAGGCGCCTGTTCGACGGTGCGCCGCTCAGCGAGGGCGAGCACGGGACGCTCGGCCTCGACCATTCCGAGATGGGGATGTCGATGGACATGGGTGCGCTCGACGGCGCCGAGCCGTTCGACCGGGCGTTCATCGACGAGATGATCCCTCACCACCAGGGAGCGATCGAGATGGCGAAGGTTCAGATCGCCGAGGGCTCGGACCCCGAGGTGACGGAGGTCGCCCGCGACATCATCGAGGCCCAGTCGCGCGAGATCGCGGCGATGGAGCGCTGGCGCGATCGCTGGTACGGGGCCGGCGCCTAG
- a CDS encoding TetR/AcrR family transcriptional regulator: MPSLLPQLASGHRQRLLGAMADAVREDGLENVTVAAVVARARTSRRTFYEHFSDREECFLELFDLVGDRLMALIAEAAATRGHAEERINAALAAYVGALGADPALARACIRDTPSIGRRGIERMRAIDRRWAELIVAISSEAAAEDPRIRPLPIEVAVVITGGFRDLTARVLDEGGDVARLEDAGADVTARLLVSS; the protein is encoded by the coding sequence ATGCCGAGCCTGCTGCCGCAACTCGCTAGCGGCCATCGCCAGCGGCTGCTCGGCGCGATGGCCGACGCGGTGCGCGAGGACGGTCTCGAGAACGTCACCGTCGCCGCGGTCGTCGCTCGCGCGCGCACCTCGCGGCGGACCTTCTACGAGCACTTCTCCGACCGCGAGGAATGCTTCCTCGAGCTCTTCGACCTCGTCGGGGATCGGTTGATGGCGCTGATCGCCGAGGCCGCGGCCACGCGGGGGCACGCCGAGGAGCGGATCAACGCCGCGCTGGCCGCCTACGTCGGCGCGCTCGGCGCCGACCCCGCGCTCGCGCGGGCCTGCATTCGCGACACGCCGAGCATCGGGCGCCGCGGGATCGAGCGGATGCGGGCCATCGATCGCCGCTGGGCGGAGCTCATCGTCGCGATCAGCTCCGAGGCCGCGGCCGAGGACCCCAGGATCCGCCCGCTGCCGATCGAGGTCGCGGTCGTGATCACCGGCGGCTTCCGCGACCTGACCGCCCGCGTCCTCGACGAGGGCGGCGACGTTGCGCGACTCGAGGACGCCGGCGCCGACGTCACCGCCCGGCTGCTCGTCTCGAGCTAG
- a CDS encoding cytochrome P450: MASERRATTGMPPGPRMPMALQTLAMMNRQRPFLERQRRRFGPLFSVRLAALGQMVIVADPGLIKQTFKADPKVLHAGSRSPLRRILGDNSLLAIDEEHHLEQRKLLLPPFKGQRMRAYESLIADLAAEEIDALPRGVRIETAPIFQRITLRAILRAVFGATGARLDRLESMLPKLTDDGQRLSRFPQAQRDLGPRSPWGAFVRLRARVDRELDGLIEDARRDDALEEREDVLALMVRARRVNGQPMTNAEIRDQLVTMLAAGHETTAHTLGWAVERLSRNPDALGRLVAEIDAGESKAYRDATIREVQRMRPVIMFAGRFAMQPFELGGYTIPTGVLIGLSAGLTHYDPNLFPEPDRFRPERFLEVNPGTYEWIPFGGGIRRCIGATFAHMELDVVLRTLLSRLELETTDAPDERWRFKGVAWTPRDGAPAVFHERTAPSRHAPEGAIADAEPAAATR, from the coding sequence ATGGCCTCCGAGCGACGAGCGACCACCGGTATGCCGCCGGGCCCGCGGATGCCGATGGCGCTGCAGACGTTGGCGATGATGAACCGCCAGCGTCCGTTCCTCGAACGTCAGCGCCGTCGCTTCGGGCCCCTGTTCTCCGTTCGGCTCGCGGCGCTCGGCCAGATGGTGATCGTCGCCGACCCCGGACTGATCAAGCAGACGTTCAAGGCCGACCCCAAGGTCCTGCATGCCGGGTCTCGGAGCCCGCTGCGCCGGATCCTCGGCGACAACTCGTTGCTGGCGATCGACGAGGAGCACCATCTCGAGCAGCGCAAGCTGCTGCTGCCGCCGTTCAAGGGCCAGCGGATGCGCGCCTACGAGTCGCTGATCGCCGATCTCGCCGCGGAGGAGATCGACGCGCTGCCGCGAGGCGTTCGAATCGAGACCGCCCCGATCTTCCAGCGGATCACGCTGCGGGCGATCCTCCGCGCCGTCTTCGGCGCCACCGGGGCGCGCCTGGACCGGCTCGAATCGATGCTGCCGAAGCTGACCGACGACGGCCAGCGGCTGTCGAGATTCCCGCAGGCGCAGCGCGACCTCGGCCCGCGCAGCCCGTGGGGTGCGTTCGTGAGGCTGCGAGCGCGGGTCGATCGCGAGCTCGACGGGTTGATCGAGGACGCCCGTCGCGACGACGCGCTGGAGGAGCGTGAGGACGTCCTCGCGCTGATGGTCCGGGCCCGGCGGGTCAACGGCCAGCCGATGACGAACGCCGAGATCCGCGACCAGCTCGTGACGATGCTGGCCGCGGGTCACGAGACGACCGCCCACACGCTCGGCTGGGCGGTCGAGCGACTGTCGAGGAACCCCGACGCGCTGGGTCGCTTGGTGGCCGAGATCGACGCCGGCGAGTCGAAGGCCTATCGCGACGCGACGATCCGCGAGGTCCAGCGGATGCGACCCGTGATCATGTTCGCCGGACGGTTCGCGATGCAGCCGTTCGAGCTCGGGGGGTACACGATTCCGACCGGCGTCCTGATCGGGCTGAGCGCCGGTCTCACGCACTACGACCCGAACCTCTTCCCGGAGCCCGATCGCTTCCGGCCGGAGCGCTTCCTCGAGGTCAATCCCGGGACGTACGAGTGGATCCCGTTCGGCGGCGGGATCCGTCGCTGCATCGGCGCGACGTTCGCCCACATGGAGCTCGACGTCGTCCTGCGAACGCTGCTCTCGAGGCTCGAGCTCGAGACGACCGACGCTCCCGACGAGCGCTGGCGGTTCAAGGGCGTCGCGTGGACGCCGCGCGACGGCGCCCCCGCCGTCTTCCACGAGCGCACCGCGCCCAGCCGGCACGCGCCGGAGGGGGCGATCGCCGATGCCGAGCCTGCTGCCGCAACTCGCTAG
- a CDS encoding sigma-70 family RNA polymerase sigma factor: MSVDTSNTLPGPTRPLSRDDEAAALTRYCHTRDPRLREELVASYLPLAQALANRYRGGSEPAEDLFQVASLGLVKAIDGYVPSRGRSFNAYAVPTILGELRRHFRDRSWRIHLPRGLQELTVRVAKTSQELRHELARAPTVSELCERLDASPDDVVEALGADQARRMMSLDVPQVVGDDESAPVIERIGSEELGYDAVESRLAAEGTNLDDRERRVLELRFENGFNQYEIADVIGVSQMQISRIMRKALKKLLLSVRGEEHEDVSLVTS, encoded by the coding sequence GTGTCTGTCGATACTTCCAACACCCTTCCCGGTCCCACGCGGCCCCTGAGTCGTGACGACGAGGCCGCCGCGCTGACGCGGTACTGCCATACGCGCGATCCACGACTCCGCGAGGAGCTCGTCGCGAGCTACCTGCCGCTGGCCCAGGCCCTGGCCAACCGCTATCGCGGTGGATCCGAGCCCGCCGAGGACCTGTTCCAGGTCGCGAGCCTCGGGCTCGTCAAGGCGATCGACGGCTACGTCCCGTCACGAGGCCGCTCGTTCAATGCCTACGCGGTGCCGACCATCCTCGGCGAGCTGCGGCGACACTTCCGCGACCGCTCGTGGCGGATCCACCTGCCGCGCGGGCTCCAGGAGCTGACCGTGCGGGTCGCGAAGACCTCGCAAGAGCTGCGCCACGAGCTCGCCCGGGCGCCGACGGTGAGCGAGCTCTGTGAGCGGCTCGACGCATCGCCCGATGACGTCGTCGAGGCACTCGGTGCCGACCAGGCGCGCCGGATGATGTCGCTCGACGTGCCGCAGGTCGTCGGCGACGACGAGTCCGCGCCGGTCATCGAGCGGATCGGTTCCGAGGAGCTCGGCTACGACGCGGTCGAGTCGCGGCTGGCCGCGGAGGGCACGAACCTCGACGATCGCGAACGCCGGGTCCTCGAGTTGCGATTCGAGAACGGCTTCAACCAGTACGAGATCGCCGACGTCATCGGCGTTTCCCAGATGCAGATCTCGCGGATCATGCGGAAGGCGCTGAAGAAGCTGCTGCTCTCCGTTCGCGGCGAGGAGCACGAGGACGTCAGCCTCGTCACGAGCTGA
- a CDS encoding DUF2294 family protein: protein MEARPDAGGIRNNISRGLVALHKEMYGIGPTEAKTYYDDDLIVCVMRGGFSRAEENLRLAGRGDAVTDQRAQWQEMMRSSFVELIEKETSRKVIGFMSGNQQNPDMIAEVFVLETR from the coding sequence ATGGAAGCCCGGCCCGACGCGGGAGGGATACGCAACAACATCTCGCGGGGGCTCGTAGCCCTACACAAGGAGATGTACGGGATCGGCCCGACCGAGGCCAAGACCTACTACGACGACGACCTCATCGTCTGCGTGATGCGAGGCGGGTTCTCCCGCGCGGAGGAGAACCTTCGCCTGGCCGGCAGGGGCGACGCGGTGACCGATCAGCGCGCGCAGTGGCAGGAGATGATGCGCTCGAGCTTCGTCGAGCTCATCGAGAAGGAGACCAGCCGCAAGGTGATCGGTTTCATGAGCGGCAATCAGCAGAACCCCGACATGATCGCCGAGGTCTTCGTACTCGAGACTCGCTAG
- a CDS encoding glutathione-dependent formaldehyde dehydrogenase yields MKAVTWHGRVDEVPDPSIQESTDAIVRITSTGLCGSDLHLYEVMGPFMGEGDILGHEPMGIVEEVGPGVSNLAAGDRVVIPFQLCCGSCFMCDHGLHSQCETTQVRDQGMGAALYGYTKLYGQVPGGQAEYLRVPHADFAPIKVPEGPPDDRFVYLSDVLPTAWQAVEYAHIPDGGSVAILGLGPIGDMASRIAMHRGHRVIGVDLVPERLERVRSRGAEVLDLNDHGKDLGERVRELTDGRGTDSVIDAVGMEAHGSPVGKMAQTIAGLLPDSVAQQLMAKGGIDRMSAIYAAFDLARRGGTVSLSGVYGGTADPIPMLNIFDKQLTLRMGQANVKNWVDDIMPLLSDDDPLGVEDFATHHVSLADAPSAYSKFQNKEDGAIKIVFRP; encoded by the coding sequence ATGAAGGCCGTCACATGGCACGGTAGGGTCGACGAGGTGCCGGACCCATCGATCCAGGAATCGACCGACGCGATCGTCCGGATCACCTCGACCGGGCTCTGCGGGTCGGACCTGCACCTCTACGAGGTGATGGGCCCGTTCATGGGCGAGGGCGACATCCTCGGCCACGAGCCGATGGGCATCGTCGAGGAGGTCGGCCCAGGCGTCTCGAACCTGGCGGCCGGTGACCGGGTCGTCATCCCGTTCCAGCTCTGCTGCGGCTCGTGCTTCATGTGCGACCACGGCCTGCATTCTCAGTGCGAGACCACGCAGGTGCGCGATCAGGGCATGGGCGCCGCGCTCTACGGCTACACGAAGCTCTACGGACAGGTGCCGGGCGGTCAGGCCGAGTACCTGCGCGTCCCGCACGCCGACTTCGCGCCGATCAAGGTCCCGGAGGGTCCGCCGGACGATCGCTTCGTCTACCTCTCCGACGTGCTGCCGACGGCCTGGCAGGCGGTCGAGTACGCCCACATCCCGGACGGCGGCTCGGTGGCGATCCTCGGCCTCGGCCCGATCGGCGACATGGCGTCCCGCATCGCGATGCACCGGGGCCACCGCGTGATCGGCGTCGACCTCGTGCCGGAGCGGCTCGAGCGCGTGCGCTCTCGCGGCGCCGAGGTGCTCGACCTGAACGATCACGGCAAGGACCTCGGCGAGCGCGTACGCGAGCTGACGGACGGCCGCGGGACTGACTCGGTGATCGACGCCGTCGGGATGGAGGCGCACGGCTCGCCGGTCGGCAAGATGGCGCAGACGATCGCCGGCCTGCTTCCGGACTCAGTCGCCCAGCAGTTGATGGCCAAGGGCGGGATCGACCGGATGAGCGCCATCTACGCGGCGTTCGATCTCGCGCGGCGCGGCGGGACGGTCTCGCTGTCGGGCGTCTACGGCGGCACGGCCGACCCGATCCCGATGCTGAACATCTTCGACAAGCAGCTGACGCTTCGCATGGGCCAGGCCAACGTCAAGAACTGGGTCGACGACATCATGCCGCTGCTCAGCGACGACGACCCGCTCGGAGTCGAGGACTTCGCGACGCATCACGTGTCGCTCGCGGACGCCCCGTCGGCGTACTCGAAGTTCCAGAACAAAGAGGACGGAGCGATCAAGATCGTGTTCCGGCCCTGA
- a CDS encoding alpha/beta fold hydrolase, with the protein MQGSVGAVWVRPARLVVAIAVAVALLLTLAGSADARSIRVASPGPGPDEFDGVDVYQYGPKKPRKVLVLMPGTSGGAGNFALVAKDLVRRVDGLAVWALDRRSQPLEDTSRFEQALAGEITPDAAFDYYLGWITNGGEPTDHYRFFDTDDAPYAVDWGMQTALDDARAVVRKAKAAGPKRPKVYLGGHSLGASLAAAYAAWDFDGRAGFEDLAGIVMIDGGLLGSFDAYDLEQAQEQMATLEDDPFLDLLGIGIPESAGLFAEAGAIFARLDPDGAATTLQEFPLLPASFKPDVPVTSRALLGYVFDRDTSPQDLRLLHVNAGGLADQGDPRDWVEGGVTTSAALAKTFGREPANGVEWFFPRRLTIDTNGANQMRQNEVAEYLGLRLEHTNEIDIPIYAFQTDLTNGGVLMGAERLVRRARTTSKQSLLVDGDPRFSHLDPLTATPSKNLFAKTVASFLRR; encoded by the coding sequence ATGCAGGGTTCGGTCGGTGCTGTGTGGGTTCGTCCCGCTCGGCTGGTGGTCGCGATCGCGGTCGCCGTGGCGTTGCTGCTCACGCTCGCGGGTTCCGCCGATGCGCGATCGATCCGTGTCGCGAGCCCGGGCCCCGGACCAGATGAGTTCGACGGCGTCGACGTCTACCAGTACGGCCCGAAGAAGCCGCGAAAGGTCCTCGTACTCATGCCCGGCACCAGCGGTGGTGCCGGCAACTTCGCCCTCGTAGCGAAGGACCTCGTCCGGCGGGTCGACGGGCTCGCCGTCTGGGCACTCGACCGCCGCAGCCAGCCGCTCGAGGACACGTCGCGCTTCGAGCAGGCGCTGGCCGGCGAGATCACTCCGGACGCGGCGTTCGACTACTACCTCGGTTGGATCACCAACGGCGGCGAGCCCACCGACCACTACCGCTTCTTCGACACCGACGACGCGCCCTACGCGGTCGACTGGGGCATGCAGACGGCGCTCGACGACGCCCGGGCCGTCGTCCGTAAGGCGAAGGCTGCCGGCCCGAAGCGACCGAAGGTCTACCTCGGCGGGCACTCGCTCGGCGCGTCGCTCGCCGCCGCCTACGCCGCCTGGGACTTCGACGGCCGCGCCGGGTTCGAGGACCTCGCGGGGATCGTGATGATCGACGGCGGCCTGCTCGGCTCGTTCGACGCCTACGACCTCGAGCAGGCCCAGGAGCAGATGGCGACGCTCGAGGATGATCCGTTCCTCGACCTGCTCGGCATCGGTATCCCCGAGTCGGCCGGTCTGTTCGCGGAGGCCGGCGCGATCTTCGCGCGCCTCGACCCGGACGGTGCCGCGACGACGCTCCAGGAGTTCCCGCTTCTGCCCGCCTCGTTCAAGCCCGACGTGCCGGTCACGAGCAGAGCTCTGCTGGGCTACGTGTTCGATCGTGACACGTCGCCGCAGGACCTCAGGCTGCTGCACGTAAACGCGGGCGGGCTCGCCGATCAGGGTGACCCGCGCGACTGGGTCGAGGGTGGTGTGACGACCTCCGCCGCCCTGGCGAAGACGTTCGGTCGCGAGCCCGCCAACGGGGTCGAGTGGTTCTTCCCGCGGCGCCTCACGATCGACACGAACGGCGCGAACCAGATGCGCCAGAACGAGGTCGCGGAATACCTCGGCCTGCGCCTCGAGCACACGAACGAGATCGACATCCCGATCTACGCGTTCCAGACCGACCTGACGAACGGCGGAGTCCTGATGGGCGCGGAGCGGCTCGTTCGGCGGGCGCGGACGACTTCGAAGCAGTCGCTGCTCGTCGACGGCGACCCGCGGTTCAGCCACCTCGATCCGCTGACCGCGACCCCGTCGAAGAACCTGTTCGCCAAGACCGTGGCGAGCTTCCTGCGCCGCTGA
- a CDS encoding 2TM domain-containing protein, whose translation MTDTTESPERTAARKRIEARRAFKTTAISFVVVWIVLIAIWALTTPDGYFWPVWPIGGMAIGLGFQALGLKGNRAISEDEIDREMQRG comes from the coding sequence ATGACCGATACGACGGAGTCCCCAGAGCGCACCGCGGCCCGCAAGCGAATCGAGGCGCGACGGGCGTTCAAGACGACCGCGATCAGCTTCGTCGTCGTCTGGATCGTGTTGATCGCGATCTGGGCGCTGACCACGCCGGACGGCTACTTCTGGCCCGTCTGGCCGATCGGCGGCATGGCGATCGGGCTCGGCTTCCAGGCGCTCGGCCTCAAGGGCAACCGCGCGATCAGCGAGGACGAGATCGATCGCGAGATGCAGCGCGGCTGA
- a CDS encoding YihY/virulence factor BrkB family protein yields the protein MAFWSRKKKDEANGATADSEARRDAVATQQRNDSETQERAEEREEVREDVEPRRVDYAPTGADTGTGAWPTLKRTAKEFGEDGMTDWAAALTYYGLLSLFPALIALVSILGLFGDPQTTTRALTDVVSDIGPSTAADTFADPIESITSNRSAAGVLFFVGLATALWSASGYIGAFMRASNVIWETPEGRGFFKLRPLQLAVTLLLIFLLALVAIALVLTGPVVDAVGNAIGVGSTFTTVWDIAKWPVLLAVLILMIGVLYYASPNVKLPGFKWITPGSMFAVAVWILASAAFAFYVANFGSYDKTYGSLGAIVTVLVWAWISNLAILFGMELNAERERSRELRAGIPRADKEIQLEPRDTPDRKQTT from the coding sequence ATGGCTTTCTGGTCACGCAAGAAGAAGGACGAGGCGAACGGGGCGACGGCGGACTCCGAGGCGCGCCGCGACGCCGTCGCCACCCAGCAGCGCAACGACTCGGAGACGCAGGAGCGCGCCGAGGAGCGCGAAGAGGTTCGCGAGGACGTCGAGCCGCGGCGGGTCGATTACGCGCCGACCGGAGCCGACACAGGCACCGGCGCCTGGCCGACCCTGAAGCGGACCGCGAAGGAGTTCGGCGAGGACGGCATGACCGACTGGGCCGCGGCGCTCACCTACTACGGCCTGCTATCGCTGTTCCCGGCACTGATCGCGCTCGTATCGATCCTCGGGTTGTTCGGCGACCCGCAGACGACGACGCGCGCCCTGACCGACGTCGTCAGCGACATCGGGCCCTCGACGGCCGCGGATACGTTCGCTGACCCGATCGAGTCGATCACCTCGAATCGCTCTGCGGCCGGAGTGCTGTTCTTCGTCGGGCTCGCGACCGCTCTGTGGTCGGCGTCCGGCTACATCGGCGCATTCATGCGCGCATCGAATGTGATCTGGGAGACGCCCGAGGGCCGCGGCTTCTTCAAGCTCCGCCCGCTTCAGCTCGCCGTGACGCTGCTGCTCATCTTCCTGCTGGCTCTCGTCGCGATCGCGCTCGTCCTGACCGGTCCGGTCGTCGACGCCGTCGGCAACGCGATCGGTGTCGGATCGACGTTCACGACCGTCTGGGACATCGCCAAGTGGCCGGTCCTGCTGGCCGTCCTGATCCTGATGATCGGGGTGCTCTACTACGCCTCGCCGAACGTGAAGCTGCCGGGCTTCAAGTGGATCACGCCCGGCAGCATGTTCGCCGTCGCGGTCTGGATCCTGGCGTCGGCCGCGTTCGCGTTCTACGTCGCGAACTTCGGGTCGTACGACAAGACGTATGGCTCGCTAGGAGCGATCGTGACGGTGCTCGTCTGGGCCTGGATCTCGAATCTGGCGATCCTCTTCGGCATGGAGCTCAACGCAGAGCGCGAGCGCAGCCGCGAACTGCGGGCGGGGATCCCGCGAGCCGACAAGGAGATCCAGCTCGAGCCGCGCGACACCCCCGATCGCAAGCAGACGACCTAG
- a CDS encoding DUF4235 domain-containing protein has translation MSRYLFPPVSILTGLLAGMISSKIFGFIWGRFADEEAPSVEHRDVNWPQLLAAIILEGAIFRLTRGLVDRGLRIGFERTTGSWPGEQEQESR, from the coding sequence ATGAGTCGCTACCTCTTCCCGCCGGTCTCGATCCTCACGGGCCTGCTCGCGGGGATGATCTCGTCGAAGATATTCGGCTTCATCTGGGGCCGCTTCGCCGACGAGGAGGCGCCGTCCGTCGAGCACCGCGACGTGAACTGGCCGCAGCTGCTGGCGGCGATCATCCTCGAGGGCGCGATCTTCCGCCTGACCCGCGGACTCGTCGATCGCGGCCTGCGGATCGGCTTCGAGCGGACGACCGGGAGCTGGCCGGGCGAGCAGGAGCAGGAGTCCCGCTGA
- a CDS encoding DUF3618 domain-containing protein: protein MSDDDDGGKTQRSPEEIEAEIAATREQLGETVEALAEKADVKAQAQQKVDETKQRARAKAEDAKQAAQAAPTQVQERAKQNPQATAAIGAAALVALVLIARRRRRR, encoded by the coding sequence CTGTCGGACGACGACGACGGCGGGAAGACGCAGCGCAGCCCCGAAGAGATCGAGGCGGAGATCGCGGCGACCCGCGAGCAGCTCGGCGAGACCGTCGAGGCGCTCGCCGAGAAGGCCGACGTCAAGGCTCAGGCCCAGCAGAAGGTCGATGAGACCAAGCAACGGGCTCGCGCCAAGGCCGAGGACGCGAAGCAGGCGGCGCAGGCGGCGCCCACGCAGGTGCAGGAGCGAGCGAAGCAGAACCCGCAGGCGACGGCGGCCATCGGTGCCGCCGCGCTCGTCGCTCTCGTGCTCATCGCCCGCCGCAGGAGGCGTCGATGA